The genomic DNA GAGTCGTTCCAGTGGCCTTTTCACTGATGGCGTGATGtcatctccccccctcccccctccatctaCCCCCACGGCAACAAGATGCGTCTGAAACTTTGTGAGAACTCTGTCGGCTGCGTGTCCGCGAAAGACTCATGATGCTAGATTCACTGACTTACCTTCTGGAGAGAGTCTTTCTCCTCGCgcattttaacatttttagTCTAATCCCTTCAGAAGAAGAGAAGCGTGAAAAGTCTTGCGAAGCCTCTCCTCGGGTGCTGCAGAGAGGGGATCTCCTGGAGGTCCCTCGTACTTTGTTCACCCATTTCGGCATCTACTTGGGGGACAACAAAGTCGCGCATTTAATACCGGATATTGTGCCCATGCTGACGGGCTATAAGTGTCAAATTCAGAAAAGCGTAACGAACAACAGATTGCTGTTGGGGGTGCTTTGTAAGCAGGCGACTGTGAGAGTGGATTCGGTCGAGGACTTTGCGTATGGTTCACCTATCCTAATTAACATCATGGACCACGACGTAAAAGAAAGACCGTTACCTAACGAAGAAGTCGCCAGAAGAGCGGAGATGCTTATCGGTAAAGTTCAATACAGCTTGATGTGGAACAATTGCGAGCATTTTGTTACCTACTGCAGGTACGGCTCAGCCATATGTCTTCAAACGGACAAGGTAAGTAAAGTCTCCATCCAGCCACATAATGTAAGGCTACGTAAATTAAGTTGTTTTGCTTCAGCTTTTAGGCTGTAGCGTACCTGTTAAAATCATGTTATTCTTAAACTAAGCCTATGTGGTTGTGCCAGTAGCCTACCGATTCTGTATTTCACTATGGTTTGATTTGTATCTTTCTACATCCAGGCTAGCCATTCTTTAGTCAGTGGCGCCAAGCTAATCGCTTATTCTTACCATGGATATGTCTCgaagtgtgtgtcagtagggCATTTCAGTCGTAATATTTAGAAGTGCATCCAACTTTGCCTGCGTCAACGCGCATTCAGGCTGCTCGAGTAGCCTAATTGGCCTTATTAGAGCGTGTTCATTTGTTGTTCAGTAATGGACGACACTTGGGCAACACAAGACGTTCGGGGCTTTAATAGCCACTCAGCAATGTTGATGGAAAATCTGGGTCACCCAGAACAGGGCTCTCTTTTCAACGTCTGGCAGCTTAGGCGCACAAGTGAATGAAAAGTTATGCAACCCAGGTCCTGTCTTTTAAAAAGTTGTTttcaccgcctctctctctcttttatgtgTTCTCTTGTAGTTTCTAGAGTTCCTGAAATCGATTATACGGGACCAGCGGAGTATCCTTCTCACAGCTTTTTTGGGACTTGTGTCCATTGGTTGCGTGGGAATTGCGCCTGCCACAATTTTCCCAACCATCCTGATCCCATTCACGTTATGGATGGCGAGTTAATGGACTTATTTGGACTCTTTGTAAATTCTTCCATGAATGGaatatgtacatatgtgagCAATGGGGTTATGTTTGACCCACTGTACATATAGTGAGCATGGCTTGTAGATATAGATGGCACAGAGAAACATTTTTTTATGGCAATTGTTTAGACTGAACTAAACTTGTAGCTCGATACATAATGTATGTTATTTTGACATGTATTTCCCTCACTGGTTGTATTTAGtgttttttatattaaaatacaGTTTATACAGTTTGTTGTAATGGAATGTTTTAAACCAATGCCTGTTACGAACCTCACACTTTTCCAGTATTGTC from Clupea harengus chromosome 18, Ch_v2.0.2, whole genome shotgun sequence includes the following:
- the LOC122133725 gene encoding lecithin retinol acyltransferase-like, whose translation is MMLDSLTYLLERVFLLAHFNIFSLIPSEEEKREKSCEASPRVLQRGDLLEVPRTLFTHFGIYLGDNKVAHLIPDIVPMLTGYKCQIQKSVTNNRLLLGVLCKQATVRVDSVEDFAYGSPILINIMDHDVKERPLPNEEVARRAEMLIGKVQYSLMWNNCEHFVTYCRYGSAICLQTDKFLEFLKSIIRDQRSILLTAFLGLVSIGCVGIAPATIFPTILIPFTLWMAS